A region from the bacterium genome encodes:
- a CDS encoding DUF3795 domain-containing protein, translated as MAQDKKPKEEYVVAFCGLLCSLCRKYKDKKCPGCAENEKASWCKVRLCCLGNGYKTCAECEKFADPRECRDFDNFIARAFGMLFNSDRAECIRQIKRIGLKEHAKKLTESGNMTIPRR; from the coding sequence CTGGCTCAGGACAAAAAGCCGAAGGAAGAGTACGTTGTCGCCTTCTGCGGCCTTCTTTGCTCCCTTTGCCGCAAGTACAAGGATAAGAAATGCCCCGGCTGCGCCGAAAACGAAAAGGCGAGTTGGTGCAAGGTGCGCCTGTGCTGCCTCGGCAACGGCTACAAGACCTGCGCCGAGTGCGAAAAATTCGCCGATCCCAGGGAGTGCCGGGATTTTGACAACTTCATCGCCCGCGCCTTCGGGATGCTCTTTAATTCCGACCGCGCCGAGTGCATAAGGCAGATAAAGAGGATAGGGCTGAAGGAGCACGCGAAGAAGTTGACCGAATCGGGGAATATGACGATTCCGCGCCGTTAG